The Flavobacterium sp. N2270 genome contains the following window.
CTATCTGCTTTAATTTGAGCAATTTTAGGCGCCAACCAAGTTTCAAATTCTGTTGTTGTTGCTCTATCAGGGAATTTATTTTTTAGTGATGCTTCATATTCTGTGGAATAACATCTTACATGACCACTTGGAGTTAACTCTTGAGTTGGAGCAATTGATCTACCAAATTGCTTTGTTGCAATTTTATTAGACAATTGATTGTTTTGGGCATAAATTGACGTCATAAAAGACAACAAAATAGCACAAACTAGTAGGTAGTTTTTATGCATTTTAAATAGATTTGGTTAATAATCAGTGAACAAATATAACCAAAAAAAGCAAAAAAGCAACTCTTTTTAGAATTGCTTTTTAGTTAATTTATTATGGAAAAAATATTTAAAACATAATTTTCTTACTTAATTTAGTATTATTCTCTAAAATTATATTAATAATTAATACATTATTTGATTTTACAATTTCATCAACGATCAAAGTATTCGAATCAACATTTGTTTTAGAAACCAACAACCTTCCAAGCACATCAAAAATTTCAATATTTTTAATTTTCAAGTTATTTGAAACAATTTGAATATTATCATCAGAAATCACAAATAAATCATTTTCGCTTAACTGATTATCTTCAGTACTTAATCTACCATCTGTATACCTTAAAACAAATCTTTCGTTATAAACACCTGATAAAGCATAAAAACTATAAGGAGCTTGTCTTAAATCGTGAATAACATTTAACTCTTTATCTTCTAAATAAATGTTTTGACCCTCTTCAAAAAGTCCATCAACTGTTGCGATTGAAATTATGTGCGTTCCTTGAGTAGATGTTTTAAAACCTACCGGAACTTTATCTGTATCAATAAAAGTAGCTCTACCTTGAATTGTAAACACATCAGCTCCAATTAAAGTATAAAAGTTTTGAGCACTTTTATAATCCGTTAGCGCATCATACATTCTATCCTTAAGATTAGTGGCATCGTCTACATAAGCAACAAGGGTTCTTGTAGTTTCATTATTTGGTGTTAATAAATCCAACCATATACGGCTCTTATTTGCATCTACCTGAGACGCATTACCAGATCTATAAAACTGACTATTAGAATACCCTTTATTTCTCATTGAGTTATTAAAAGTAACTGTTTCTGAAGTAGCTGCACCAGCATCCATTAATACAAAGAAACCTTGACCACCACCTATAACACTTAATGTTCCAGGACCACTTGTAGCACCTGCTCCATTTATTGCAACATAATCACCAGCCGTATAGTTTGAAACAAAATTATCATAAAAAGGATCAGAAATTCCAGTACTTGGAGACGTTCCATGTGTCCATAATCTAACAAATCCATCAATATTTGTATTTGTTGTTAAAAACGAATTAATGCTTATTGCAGATGGATAAGGATTTCCTAGTAAGTTCCAATTATCATCAGTGTCCGTTCTCATAATTCCATTTGGACCAGCTGTTCCTGAACCTAAATTACTTCCTCTAGAAATTGCTGGTGTATATACTCCATTTCTTGGAACTCCTACAAAATTTCTAGAAAAAACATCACGCATAATATACCCTATACCTGATTGCATTGCAGTATTTGCAGCTCCAACCCAATATCCTTGACCTCCATTAGGATTTGCAAATGTTGGTGACCATCTGTATATATATCCTGTAGGAGTATTAACTCCATTTACTGGTGAAGACCAATATACATAATCTAAAGCTACACCAGTTGTACTTCTTTGATAAGAAATATTTCCTGTATTCACTCCTGCATCATCAACTTGTACTAAAGAACCATTGTTTAAAACAGTTAAAGTTCCATCAACAGTTAAATCATATTGAATTTCAACATAAGTGCCATCTTGAATCTCTAAAGTAAATGTTGAATTCACTAATAAACTGCAACATTCAATGTTTCCATTTGTAGTTGTATCGTAATTTCCATTAATTACTGCATACATAGTAGAAGTAGGAACTCCATTTGACCATGTTGTTCCATTCCAAATAGTAGTACCATCTTTAACAATTGCCGCTTCAGTTGCAGTATAACAAGTTGCCGAATCTTCTCTGATTTGACAATAATATTGATAATTATTTAACCCGCTTGTTGAGGAAATATTTAATGTTGCTGAAGTTGCTCCACTATAAACACCTCCATTAGTAACTGCTGTCCAACCAGCATTTCCGGGCACATTCACATACCACTGATATGCCAAACCAAGACCTCCTGCCACTCCTTCAGAACCTGCAACATTTAATACAGCCGAATTAGAAGTACAACTAGCATTTGCGTCTATAGGGTTAAGAGTTACTGTAGGACTATTTCCATTACCTGCAGGAAGAACTAATCCTGCGCTAGGATAGCATTCGCCAGCTGCTAAAGGTGTAATACTCCAGTCTGCAGCTACATATGTTGTTCTTGCACTTAACGCACCAGTATTTCTTACCATATAATATCCAGCAGATGGAGAATATGTATGTACATCATCTACAATAACTGTTCCTGCAGCATTTCTTAATTGAATACCGTCATCTTGATTAAAACCATTGTCGATTGTTCCATTTGTTGAGGCTGGCCCACAACTACCAGTAGAAACCTTTAAAATTCCTAAAGCACCAGGTGCAATTGTACCTGATGTAGCAGCGTAATCAATTTCATTACCATCACCATAGTTACTTGTTCTCCAAATACTATATTGAGTTAAATCTACCGCCGAAGCAGTTCCATTATAAATCGTTATGAAACCTCCAGATCCAGTTTTCTCATCATGAATATCATAAATGATTAAATCTGTGGTCACAGCAACTCCTTCACAAGAAGAATTATCTTCTTTAATAACCGTAAAAGAAGAATATGACAAATCACAACCTCCAGCATCTTGAATAGTAATATTACCTGTAGTGGCACCTGTAGGAACAATAGCTTCAATAACTGATCCTGAAACAACAGTAAATGTAGCAGAAGAACCTCCAAAGTTTACAGTAGTCGCTGTAGCAAAACCACTACCATTAATAGTTACCATTGTACCAACTGGACCTGAAGTAGGTGCAATTGAACTTACCGAAGTAGTTGGTGTACATGTTATTGCCTCTCCTAATATGTCAAATGTATAAGGATTTTCATCAGCATCGTTATTATCAATAGATACTGTTGCATTACTAATTCCTAAAGCCGATGGACTAAAAGTGATTTCAAAAGTAGTAGAACCACTACCTGCAACAGTTGGAGCAGGGTTTATAGACACATAAAAATCAGCGGCATCTACACCTGTAATCGTAATACTAGAAATATCTAAATCATCAGTCCCTGAGTTTGTTATTGTAAATGTATGCGACACATCATTACCAAGTACAGTTGTTCCAAAATCAGTATCATCAGTTGTAGATGGTGTTGTATCGCCATCAACAATAGAAACACTATTACCTTCTACATCTATTTCTACATCTGGTGGCAAACCACAAAAAACATTTACATTTTGCAAATACCATGGTGATGTTGTTGATGATGCTTTTCTAAATCTAATATAAACATTTGAAAAAGAAGTATATGCAGATAAATCAACAGTACAAGCTGTTGTTCCTCCTGAAGTAGTATTTCCTATATTATAAGTTGTTACTGGTGTATATACTCCACCTTGAGTAGTAGTTGAAACTTCAATTATAAAATCTTTAGCAGAACTATTTGAAGTCCTTCTTAGGTCAAAAGTTAAAGAAGCTGGATTTGAAATAGCTAAAGTCGTTAACTCGCCAGTAAAGGAAGCAAAATTTGCCTCCCCACCTGAATATGTAATACTTGTTTCAACCCATCCCGCAGGAGTAGTTGTAAAACTTGATTGACTTAAACACGGCCCTGTTCCTAATGTAATTACTAAAGTTTGACTATCTGTTCCTGCGGCGTTTGTCGCAGTAATCGTAACGTTATATGTTCCAGACACTGTTGGTGTTCCAGAAATAACTCCTGTAGAAGCATCTATAGTTAACCCTGCTGGTAAACCAGTAGCCGTATAACTTGTAGGTGAATTTGTAGCAGTAATAGTATAAGTAAAAGCAGAACCTTGATTACCTGAAGCCGTCAAACTACTTGTAATTACCGGAGCACTGATTCCATTACCTTGAATAGTAAAAGTATATGGGCTTTCATCAGAATCATTATTTACAATACTTATCACAGCATTTCTTAAACCGTCAGCCGAAGGATTAAATGTTACTTGAAAAGTTGTAGAGCCACTAGCCGCAATAGTAGTAGAAGGTGCACTAGTTACAGAGAAATCGGCAGCATTTGCGCCACTAAATGAAATAGCACCAACGTTTAAAACTGTAGTACCTGTATTTTGTATTGTAAATGTTCGTACTATTGTTCCACCAGTTGTTGGAGTTGAACCAAAATCAGTATGATCTATTAAAGATGGCGTTACATCTCCCGAAACTATTGAAACTGCATTTCCTTGTATATTTATCTCTGGACCAGAAACAGCTCCTGCAGTAATATCCACATCATCCATTGTCATATTTGAA
Protein-coding sequences here:
- a CDS encoding choice-of-anchor D domain-containing protein; protein product: MKLKLLLFTFLFSALSWGQATLPLNRTIWNSTPTGWTDTPLDSYTSTFACSGSNGAKFDTTGDSKVVNFNSNPGQLTFVVKSNSATTSTLLVEESVDGISYSTVVSLSGSSDLPTTCTTKGPYVLNAVSRFVRWTFTRGSSNMTMDDVDITAGAVSGPEINIQGNAVSIVSGDVTPSLIDHTDFGSTPTTGGTIVRTFTIQNTGTTVLNVGAISFSGANAADFSVTSAPSTTIAASGSTTFQVTFNPSADGLRNAVISIVNNDSDESPYTFTIQGNGISAPVITSSLTASGNQGSAFTYTITATNSPTSYTATGLPAGLTIDASTGVISGTPTVSGTYNVTITATNAAGTDSQTLVITLGTGPCLSQSSFTTTPAGWVETSITYSGGEANFASFTGELTTLAISNPASLTFDLRRTSNSSAKDFIIEVSTTTQGGVYTPVTTYNIGNTTSGGTTACTVDLSAYTSFSNVYIRFRKASSTTSPWYLQNVNVFCGLPPDVEIDVEGNSVSIVDGDTTPSTTDDTDFGTTVLGNDVSHTFTITNSGTDDLDISSITITGVDAADFYVSINPAPTVAGSGSTTFEITFSPSALGISNATVSIDNNDADENPYTFDILGEAITCTPTTSVSSIAPTSGPVGTMVTINGSGFATATTVNFGGSSATFTVVSGSVIEAIVPTGATTGNITIQDAGGCDLSYSSFTVIKEDNSSCEGVAVTTDLIIYDIHDEKTGSGGFITIYNGTASAVDLTQYSIWRTSNYGDGNEIDYAATSGTIAPGALGILKVSTGSCGPASTNGTIDNGFNQDDGIQLRNAAGTVIVDDVHTYSPSAGYYMVRNTGALSARTTYVAADWSITPLAAGECYPSAGLVLPAGNGNSPTVTLNPIDANASCTSNSAVLNVAGSEGVAGGLGLAYQWYVNVPGNAGWTAVTNGGVYSGATSATLNISSTSGLNNYQYYCQIREDSATCYTATEAAIVKDGTTIWNGTTWSNGVPTSTMYAVINGNYDTTTNGNIECCSLLVNSTFTLEIQDGTYVEIQYDLTVDGTLTVLNNGSLVQVDDAGVNTGNISYQRSTTGVALDYVYWSSPVNGVNTPTGYIYRWSPTFANPNGGQGYWVGAANTAMQSGIGYIMRDVFSRNFVGVPRNGVYTPAISRGSNLGSGTAGPNGIMRTDTDDNWNLLGNPYPSAISINSFLTTNTNIDGFVRLWTHGTSPSTGISDPFYDNFVSNYTAGDYVAINGAGATSGPGTLSVIGGGQGFFVLMDAGAATSETVTFNNSMRNKGYSNSQFYRSGNASQVDANKSRIWLDLLTPNNETTRTLVAYVDDATNLKDRMYDALTDYKSAQNFYTLIGADVFTIQGRATFIDTDKVPVGFKTSTQGTHIISIATVDGLFEEGQNIYLEDKELNVIHDLRQAPYSFYALSGVYNERFVLRYTDGRLSTEDNQLSENDLFVISDDNIQIVSNNLKIKNIEIFDVLGRLLVSKTNVDSNTLIVDEIVKSNNVLIINIILENNTKLSKKIMF